The following is a genomic window from Dermatophilaceae bacterium Soc4.6.
GCGCGAGGAGCTGCGTGAGGCCATGCGCCGCCTCGGGGTGGACCACCACGTGCTCGGGGAGGACCCCGGCGCCGGGGTCCTCTCGCGCTACCGCGACAGTGGCATGGCCGGTATGCCGGGTGCCCAGCACCCGCGCGCCTTCGCCCGCGCCCCGGTGGCGGAGGCGGCGGCTCTCGTCGCCGAGCACGTGCGGGCGCTCCGGCCGGACGTCGTCGTGACCTACGACCCGCAGGGGGGCTACGGCCACCCCGACCACATCCAGACCCACCGGGTGACCCGCGCCGCGCTCGCCCGGCTCGCCGCGCTCGACGACCCGGCCCAGCCCGGGCGTGCCTTCGAGATCCGCACACCCCTCACCTGGGCGCAGCAGGACCGGGCCTGGGTGCGCGAGCACGTCGTGCCCGGCACGCACGGGGAGTCCGCCCGCCGGCGCCTGGTCCTGCCCGACGCCGACGCCCTCAACCCGGTCGGCGTCGTCGACGACGACCGCGTGAGCCACATCGTGGTGTCCCCGGACTCGACGCAGCGTCAGGCTCTCGCGCTGCAGGCCCACGCCACCCAGCTGGTCGTCTACCGCACCCACGCACCCTCGCCGACGGCGGGCACCCCGTTCTTCGCCCTCAGCAATGAGGTGGCGACCCGCCTCCCCGGGCGCGAGGGCTTCGGGCGCGTCGACCCGGGGTCCTGGGCCGACGTGTCCCGACCGTCGTCGTCCGACGCCTGGTCGGCGGGCTTGGTCGCGGAGTGAGCGGACGGCATCGGGGCGCACCGGACATGCGGAACAATGACCAGGTGACCCTCACCCCTCCGACCTCTGACGCCTTCCGTCAGGCCATGGGCCGGTTCGCCACCGGGGTCACGGTCGTGACCACCCGCACCGGCGACCTCGACCACGCGATGACCGCCAACGGCGTGCTCTCGGTCTCGCTCGACCCGATGCTCCTGCTGGTCTCGGTGGAGCAGGAGGCGCGCTGGCACGACGCGGTCCTGGGAGCCGGTCGCTTCGGGGTCAGCATCCTCGCCGCCGCCGACCGAGCCACGGCGCTCTGGCTGGCCACCCGCGGCCGGCCGCTGCACGAGCAGCTCGCCCGCGTGCCCCACACGCGGGGTGAGGCGACGGGTGTGGCGCTGCTCGGCAACGCCTTGGCAACGATTGAGTGTCAGACCGTCAACACCGTGCCTGCAGGCGACCACACCCTCGTGGTGGGCGAAGTACTCTCCGTAGAGATCGCCGACCATCCGGGTGACGCCCTCCTCTTCTACCGAGGCGGCTTCGCCTCCCTGGCCTGAGACCCTCCGAGGGGGACACCACCGTGGCAGCCGACGACACGCGCGCCACCTGGCTGCGCCTGCTCGCGGCGGTCCTCGTCGTCGGTGCGGCCTATGTGGCCCTCGCCGTCGTGGTGGGTCGTCAGGTGCCGTCGCGGGCCAGCGTCGAGGGGGTCGGCGTCGGGGGCATGACCCCGACCGCGGCGTCGGCCGTGCTCAAGCAGAAGCTCGCGCAACGCGCGTCGGACCCGATCGTCGTCAACGTCGGCGACACCGGGCGCACGGTGCGGATCGACCCGAGCTCGTCGGGCTTGTCCCTCGACGTCGACCGCACGCTCGCCGACATGTCGGGCTTCACGCTCGACCCGGTGCGGATCTGGCAGCACCTCACCGGTGGGATGCACCGGCCGGTCGCCACGTCGGTGGACACCGCGAAGCTCACCGAGGCGGTGCGCTCCGGGGCCACGACGGTCGAGACCCCGGCGCGCGACGGCACCGTCACCTTCCCTGGCGGGAGGGTGGCCGTGACGCCGGCCCAGGACGGCACCTCCGTCGACGTCGCCGACCTCGTCCGCCGGATCGCCGCAGGCTACCCGCACACCCCGTCGCTGCTGGCCAGGGTGCGTACGGCCGCACCCGCCGTGACCCAGGCCAAGGTCGAGGCGGCGGTCACCTCGTTCGCGCGGCCGGCGATGTCGGCGCCGGTCTCGCTGGTGCTGGGCGACCGCACGCTGCCGCTCGTGCCCACGCAGCTCGCCCCCATGCTCTCGATGACGCCCGACGACGACGGCACCCTGCGCCCGACCATCGACCGTCCGAGCGTCACGGCCCTGGTGACCGGGCTGGCCAGGACGGTCCTGCCGGCGGCGAAGGACGCCAGCCTGATTTTCACGGGCGCCTCCCCGACGGTCGTGCCGGGGGTCGACGGGCTGACCGTCGACACCCGCACGGTGCCCGACCTCGTGCTCGCCGCCCTCACCGACCCCTCCCGCACCGCGCGCCCCCGCACGACGGCTGCGGCCCCCGCCTTCACCACGGCGAAGGCCAGGGCCCTCGGCGTGAAGGAGGTCATCGCGAGCTTCGACTCGACCTTCCCGGTCAACCCCTCGCGCACCGCCAACCTCGTGGCCGCCTCCTCCGCGATCGACGGCACACTGGTCAGGCCGGGAGAGACGTTCTCCCTCAACGGGATCCTTGGTGAGCGCACCGCCGACAAGGGATACCAGGAGGGGTATGTCATCGAGGGGGGAAGGCTGGTCAAGGGCACGGGTGGGGGCATCTCGCAGGTCTCGACGGTCGTCTACAACCTGGCGTGGAGCGCGGCGACCGAGCTCGTCGAGCACACCGCCCACTCGTTCTACATCTCCCGCTACCCCGAAGGGCGCGAGGCGACGGTCTACTGGCCGACGATCGACAACAAGTGGAAGAACACCAGCCCCTACGGGATGTACGTGCAGATGTATGTCGCCGACAACCAGGTGCACGGTCGCATCTGGAGCACCAAGGTCTACGACGTGAGGTCAGAGAAGGGCCCGCGCAGCAACATCCGCACCGGCGCCACCTTCAGCGACGACACCGTCGCCTGCGTGCCGCAGCCCGGCAGTCCCGGCTTCGACGTCACCGTCACGCGGGTGATCTCGCTGAAGGGCAAGGCGGTGCGGTCGGAGCCCTACACGACGAAGTACGACCCGCAGGACACGATCACCTGCACCAACCCCGACCACGCGCGCTAGCGGCGAGGGGCGGGCGGGTCCAGGTAGACGTAGGCGTGGTGCGTGCTGAAGCCGAGGCCGGTGTAGAGCGCCTGGGCGGCGGTGTTCCCCGCCTCGACCTGAAGGTACATCGACGTCATCGCGTGGTCGCGGGCGAGCGTGGCCAAGGCCGACATGAGGGTGACGGCCAGCCCCTGCCGCCGCTGCAGCGGGTCGACCCAGACGGCGTGGAGGCCGGCCCACCCGGGGTGCACCGACATCCGGGCCACGGCCGTGAGGCGGCCGGGGGCCCCGGTGCTGGCGAAGAGCTGGCCCGGGGAGCCCGTCAGCACCTGCTCGGTCACCCCGGGCAGGATGCTGCGCTGTCGCGCGTACGCCACCAGCCAGTCGGCGCTCAGGGCCGCGTCGACCTCGACGGGCGGCGCATCCGCCCGCAGCGGCGGGACGGCAGCGGTGGCCCCCGTCATGGTCAGCGTCGGCTGCACCGGCTGGTAGCCGCGCCCGAGCAGCTCGACGCCGAGCGGGTGGGCGGCGACGAGGGTGCGCAGGGCCAGCGGCTCACCCAGCTCGGCCGGCCCCGTCGGAGCCGAGTCGTCGCCGCTGCGGGGCAGGTCGAGGTGGACCCGAGGCGGGAGCCCACGGGCGGCGTACCAGCGCTCGACCTGGTCGACGGCGTCGGTGAGCGGTAGCCCTGGGTCGCCAGACGGCAGCAGGCTGTTGCCTCGACCGGTGAAGCCGGACGACGCCCGCAGCAGCCACCCCCCGAGCTCTGCCGACTCGACCGCGGGCCACCCCTGCGCCATCAGGCGCCCGAGGTCGGCGACGCCGACCGCCCGGTGCGGGCGGCCGGGCCGCTCCTGCCGGGGCGGGATCTCGCGCACGGCCACGACGACCTCCCGGGCCACGGTGACCGGCCCCTCGGTGGTCTCGAGGGTCACCGACGCGTCGTCGACCGCCGACACGATACCCACGACATCGCTCAGCGACGGGGCCGATCCGGGAGGCAGCCGGTGACGCACGACCACGCGGGCCCCCGGTCGGAGGGGGTGCGGCACGGGGACGGCTGGCTGCACGGGGTCTCCATCGGTGGTCGGCGTGTGCCGGGGGTGGCCCCAGAGGAAGTCCATGGCCCGGACTCGGCATAATAGATGTCAGCCAGTGCACCACCAGGAGCACCATCCGGAGCAGGGCTCGCGCCCGCCTCCAGCCCGTCTCGCGCTAAGGACCCACACCCCATGACCTACGTGATCGCCCAGCCCTGTGTCGACCTCAAGGACAAGGCGTGCATCGAGGAGTGCCCGGTCGACTGCATCTACGAAGGGGAGCGGTCCCTCTACATCCACCCCGACGAGTGCGTCGACTGCGGTGCGTGCGAGCCGGTCTGCCCCGTGGAGGCCATCTACTACGAGGACGACACCCCGGCCGAGTGGGCCGACTACTACAAGGCCAACGTCGAGTTCTTCGACGACCTCGGCAGCCCGGGCGGCGCGGCCAAGCTCGGCATGATCGCCAAGGACCACCCCCTCATCGCGGCCCTGCCCCCGCAGGAGCACTCCGAGTGACCGCAGCGGCGCGCGCGTGAGCAGGGGTCGGATGTCGGGCCTGCCCGACTTCCCCTGGGACTCGCTCGCCGTGCACAAGGCCACGGCGGTCGCGCACCCAGGCGGTCTGGTCGACCTCTCGGTCGGCACGCCCGTCGACCCCACCCCCGTGGTGGTGGCGCGGGCGCTGGCTGCCGCGTCCGACTCACCCGGGTACCCCCTCACGGCCGGTACGCCCGCGCTGCGGGAGGCAGTGGCCGCCTGGTTCGCCCGGCGCCGCGGGGTGCCCGACGTCGACCCCGCCGGGGTGCTGCCGACCATCGGCAGCAAGGAGATGGTGGCCTGGCTGCCGACCCTGCTGGGTCTGGGCGTCGGAGACGTCGTGGGCCTGCCCGCCGTCGCCTACCCGACCTACGACGTCGGCGCCCGGCTCGCCGGCGCGACCCCCGTCGTGGTCGACGGTCTCACCGCCCTCGGGCCCCTGACCAGGGCCACCCGGCCGCGGCTGCTCTGGGTCAACAGCCCCAGCAACCCCACCGGCGCCGTGCTGGGCGTCGAGCATTTGGCCAAGGTGGTGGCCTGGGCCCGGCAGCACCGCGTCGTCGTCGCCTCCGACGAGTGCTACGCGCAGCTGACCTGGTCGGGCGACGGCCCCGCGCCGAGCATCCTCGACCCCCGGGTCGCCCGCGGCAGCCACGAGGGACTGCTCGCCCTCTACTCCCTCTCGAAGCAGTCGAACCTCGCCGGATACCGCGCGGCCTTCGTCGCCGGTGACCCAGCCCTGGTGGCCGGTCTGCTCGAGGTGCGCAAGCACGCCGGGATGATCGTCCCGGCGCCCGTGCAGGCGGCCATGGTCGCCGCCCTCGACGACGACGCCCACGTCGAGGAGCAGCACGCCCGGTATGCCGCGCGCCGCACCCTGCTGCGGCCGGCGCTGGAGCGGGCCGGTTTCGCCGTCGCCGACACCGGCGCCGGGCTCTACCTCTGGTCCACGCGTGACGAGCCCGCCCTCGACAGCGTGGCCTGGCTGGCGCAGCGGGGCATCCTCGTGGCTCCCGGCAGCTTCTACGGTCGCGCCGGCGACCGTCACGTACGCGTGGCCCTGACGGCGACCGACGAGCGTATCGCCGCGGCGGCGTCCCGGCTCTGACCCCGAGAAGGTCACAGTCGCCCGACTCACGATCGGCGGCCGGGCTGGGGTAGCGTCGGTGACGATCTGCCTGGGTTCCGACCGGACCCGCTCGTCCACGGTTTCCTCAAGGAGAACACACATGACC
Proteins encoded in this region:
- a CDS encoding flavin reductase family protein, which codes for MTLTPPTSDAFRQAMGRFATGVTVVTTRTGDLDHAMTANGVLSVSLDPMLLLVSVEQEARWHDAVLGAGRFGVSILAAADRATALWLATRGRPLHEQLARVPHTRGEATGVALLGNALATIECQTVNTVPAGDHTLVVGEVLSVEIADHPGDALLFYRGGFASLA
- a CDS encoding GNAT family N-acetyltransferase, with translation MDFLWGHPRHTPTTDGDPVQPAVPVPHPLRPGARVVVRHRLPPGSAPSLSDVVGIVSAVDDASVTLETTEGPVTVAREVVVAVREIPPRQERPGRPHRAVGVADLGRLMAQGWPAVESAELGGWLLRASSGFTGRGNSLLPSGDPGLPLTDAVDQVERWYAARGLPPRVHLDLPRSGDDSAPTGPAELGEPLALRTLVAAHPLGVELLGRGYQPVQPTLTMTGATAAVPPLRADAPPVEVDAALSADWLVAYARQRSILPGVTEQVLTGSPGQLFASTGAPGRLTAVARMSVHPGWAGLHAVWVDPLQRRQGLAVTLMSALATLARDHAMTSMYLQVEAGNTAAQALYTGLGFSTHHAYVYLDPPAPRR
- the dapC gene encoding succinyldiaminopimelate transaminase, which encodes MSGLPDFPWDSLAVHKATAVAHPGGLVDLSVGTPVDPTPVVVARALAAASDSPGYPLTAGTPALREAVAAWFARRRGVPDVDPAGVLPTIGSKEMVAWLPTLLGLGVGDVVGLPAVAYPTYDVGARLAGATPVVVDGLTALGPLTRATRPRLLWVNSPSNPTGAVLGVEHLAKVVAWARQHRVVVASDECYAQLTWSGDGPAPSILDPRVARGSHEGLLALYSLSKQSNLAGYRAAFVAGDPALVAGLLEVRKHAGMIVPAPVQAAMVAALDDDAHVEEQHARYAARRTLLRPALERAGFAVADTGAGLYLWSTRDEPALDSVAWLAQRGILVAPGSFYGRAGDRHVRVALTATDERIAAAASRL
- the fdxA gene encoding ferredoxin, which encodes MTYVIAQPCVDLKDKACIEECPVDCIYEGERSLYIHPDECVDCGACEPVCPVEAIYYEDDTPAEWADYYKANVEFFDDLGSPGGAAKLGMIAKDHPLIAALPPQEHSE
- the mshB gene encoding N-acetyl-1-D-myo-inositol-2-amino-2-deoxy-alpha-D-glucopyranoside deacetylase; the protein is MTRLLFVHAHPDDETLTCGVTMAHHVDLGDEVHVLTATLGEEGEVIPPELAHLEGATGDPLGPWRREELREAMRRLGVDHHVLGEDPGAGVLSRYRDSGMAGMPGAQHPRAFARAPVAEAAALVAEHVRALRPDVVVTYDPQGGYGHPDHIQTHRVTRAALARLAALDDPAQPGRAFEIRTPLTWAQQDRAWVREHVVPGTHGESARRRLVLPDADALNPVGVVDDDRVSHIVVSPDSTQRQALALQAHATQLVVYRTHAPSPTAGTPFFALSNEVATRLPGREGFGRVDPGSWADVSRPSSSDAWSAGLVAE
- a CDS encoding VanW family protein; this translates as MAADDTRATWLRLLAAVLVVGAAYVALAVVVGRQVPSRASVEGVGVGGMTPTAASAVLKQKLAQRASDPIVVNVGDTGRTVRIDPSSSGLSLDVDRTLADMSGFTLDPVRIWQHLTGGMHRPVATSVDTAKLTEAVRSGATTVETPARDGTVTFPGGRVAVTPAQDGTSVDVADLVRRIAAGYPHTPSLLARVRTAAPAVTQAKVEAAVTSFARPAMSAPVSLVLGDRTLPLVPTQLAPMLSMTPDDDGTLRPTIDRPSVTALVTGLARTVLPAAKDASLIFTGASPTVVPGVDGLTVDTRTVPDLVLAALTDPSRTARPRTTAAAPAFTTAKARALGVKEVIASFDSTFPVNPSRTANLVAASSAIDGTLVRPGETFSLNGILGERTADKGYQEGYVIEGGRLVKGTGGGISQVSTVVYNLAWSAATELVEHTAHSFYISRYPEGREATVYWPTIDNKWKNTSPYGMYVQMYVADNQVHGRIWSTKVYDVRSEKGPRSNIRTGATFSDDTVACVPQPGSPGFDVTVTRVISLKGKAVRSEPYTTKYDPQDTITCTNPDHAR